A stretch of DNA from Channa argus isolate prfri chromosome 7, Channa argus male v1.0, whole genome shotgun sequence:
CATCCATTGTAATGGATTTATTGTAGTGTTTAAACAGGCAAATAAGTGAGCTAAAAAGCTattaaagacaaagtgaaaggaGTGAAGATAAATGTAAAGATTCCCCACAGTTAAGGTAGGTAACGCAGGGTTGTTTTAACACTTAAAATCAACTGTTAAATCTATTTATTGAAAAGATTCAAAAGTCCTAATAGCTTTGTTATCAAGGGTTGTCAATTGACAAAAGAAGAGCCTTGTCCTCACACCAAAAGCAGTAAAAACAGATCACGAACACTTAATGATTGTGGTCCCCTTTGCCTTATTGAAATTATGGTATTTAAGGTTTCTAGTATACAGAGTCATCTTCAGTTAAAACATTGGGCCAATGAGGCAAGACCCCTGATAGCAATACACAGGACTAAAGGAAGGTTTCCTTGCTGGTGGTTTATTTCGGTCTTCAGTGTATCCTTGTCTTTCTTAAGGGACACATTACAGCAGGCAAATAGAAGTTCAGTCTTTTTAAAGATGTCCCCAGTAAGAGCAGTCAGGCCCGTGATGCTAAGAGGCAACTCTCCCTTTCCAGATGCACACtgcacctggatcaggtgtgagAAAAttgagagcagaaaaaaaaaacttaatgtaACATAATGTGTAgtatttattacataaaaactgACTTTACTAACCAGTAGCTCTATTGCCTTTAACACTGCAGGACTGCAGCACATTCccaaaacagcaacacaattaTTTGTCATCTCTGAAAGACAAAGACccaggaggaaaacaaaacgTAAGCTACATTTTTCAGGACATTCTGCATGCAGTGAGATTTCCAGcctttaaagtaaatatttttctaacCAAGGACTTAAGGAAAAATTTCACGTTAGTAATGGGAAAACACTGCAAACGGTAAAGCTTTTTCTCACCGTCGATGGCGCTGCTAATGAGGTGGAGGGCGGTAAGGACTGAGGTGGACTGGCCTGCCTGAGCTGACTCCACTTGACCAGACTGTTCCAAAAGGTCCAAAATTGCTTGGATGTTCTCTTTTTGAGATGCTGTCATTGCAACATCACCCAGAGCAAGTCTCTTATCAACGCACATCTGTTCCAGCTGAGATAATAGTAAGACACCCAGATTTAAAAACCAATGTAAAAGAAGTTATTAATTTTAAGTCTAGATAACGGTGAATGTGTCCCACATACCACATTCTGAAGTGCGCTGATTGCTCCTTCATCctgtaaaacatttgtgaaCTGCTGAAGCAGAGAAGACCTTATGGTTACTGGAAGAGCAGAAAGCAGCTGGAAATGATCGTTAAGTTGCTCCAGGTCTGcccacagaaataaaaaataaatcattatcatCACCCACTCAAGACAAAGTGCAGACAGTAACTAACACCTAAGAACAGGCATGctctataaaaacacacaaaacaaaaattaaactgaacagAATGGACTAATCATTTGTATTGTCTATAGAGGCTTTATGAAATAGGTTCAATAGGCCCTCATTTTTTAAGACAGAATGGGGGCTCCCATGTGTAGGGGCCTTTGTGACATTTCTACACATGTCATGAGCTACAGCAACAATTCACAGCACACAAAACCTTAGGTGAAAACAGTAATTCACCTTGACAAAGTCGGACATTTTCACCAGCTACCACAGAAGCTCCAGAGACACCCAGCAGTCTATATTTAGCAGGGCTATCTACTTCAAAACCTCCATTGGTGTCCGACATCAGACACAGCTCTGAGAAAAG
This window harbors:
- the gsdmeb gene encoding gasdermin Eb; the protein is MFATATRNFVEEVDHGGFLIPVSSLNDTITLLTMVVKRKRFWFWQKPKYLPTDFNLNDILTGDSAINPVAVTTDFIKYDGTYGDNIRGTVDASFAQSSVNLQSSESLKLQSSFGSLKKEEVDMRTLLETSKDRVLDMSHCLIQQTKEKHRQVFGIVKERIITSQPCSVIVEVQKGGQCAGGLSFCGPKKPKVSLKENGSLSKDSNVTMEIPTDTTIAYGLIELEIKHDGQYELCLMSDTNGGFEVDSPAKYRLLGVSGASVVAGENVRLCQDLEQLNDHFQLLSALPVTIRSSLLQQFTNVLQDEGAISALQNVLEQMCVDKRLALGDVAMTASQKENIQAILDLLEQSGQVESAQAGQSTSVLTALHLISSAIDEMTNNCVAVLGMCCSPAVLKAIELLVQCASGKGELPLSITGLTALTGDIFKKTELLFACCNVSLKKDKDTLKTEINHQQGNLPLVLCIAIRGLASLAQCFN